From Rickettsia endosymbiont of Ceutorhynchus obstrictus, a single genomic window includes:
- the obgE gene encoding GTPase ObgE, whose product MNFIDEAKIYIKGGNGGNGCVSFHREKFIDRGGPDGGDGGRGGSIIFRSNYHLNTLVNFRYKQHFLATSGENGKGSNKSGKSGKSLILDVPIGTQIFSENGDILLYDFTADGQSFEIIKGGNGGLGNSHFKTSVNQAPRRRTEGEIAEEMWINLSLKLLSDVGLVGLPNAGKSTFLSVATAAKPKIADYPFTTLVPYLGVVYVDEEEFVLADIPGLIEGAHQGHGLGDKFLKHIERCNVLIHLIDGSSTNVETDYKTIRQELESYSDLLKDKIEIICLNKCDILTDEEIHEKVKSLQKITDKEIFPISTYTKTGTDKIIKLALRTIKDQRL is encoded by the coding sequence ATGAACTTTATTGATGAAGCTAAAATATATATAAAGGGCGGTAACGGCGGCAATGGCTGCGTTAGTTTCCATAGAGAAAAATTTATTGATAGAGGAGGACCGGACGGCGGAGACGGCGGTCGCGGCGGCAGTATTATTTTCAGAAGTAATTACCACCTTAATACTTTAGTGAATTTTAGATATAAGCAACATTTTTTGGCCACAAGCGGTGAGAACGGCAAAGGTTCAAATAAAAGCGGTAAATCCGGTAAATCCTTAATTCTTGACGTGCCAATAGGTACGCAAATATTTTCGGAAAACGGCGATATATTATTATATGATTTTACGGCAGACGGGCAAAGCTTTGAAATAATTAAAGGCGGTAACGGCGGGCTTGGTAATAGCCATTTCAAAACATCGGTCAATCAGGCTCCAAGGCGTCGAACGGAAGGTGAAATAGCCGAGGAAATGTGGATTAATTTAAGTCTTAAATTACTCTCCGACGTTGGGCTTGTCGGCTTGCCGAATGCCGGTAAATCCACCTTCTTATCAGTTGCTACTGCGGCAAAACCTAAAATAGCCGATTATCCGTTTACTACTTTAGTGCCTTATCTTGGAGTAGTATATGTTGATGAGGAGGAATTTGTGCTAGCCGATATTCCGGGATTAATCGAAGGTGCGCATCAAGGGCATGGGCTTGGAGATAAATTTTTAAAGCATATTGAGCGATGTAACGTATTAATTCATTTGATAGACGGAAGTAGCACGAATGTTGAAACGGATTATAAAACCATTCGGCAGGAATTAGAGTCATATTCCGATTTATTAAAGGATAAAATCGAGATTATTTGCCTTAATAAGTGCGATATTTTAACCGATGAGGAAATCCACGAGAAGGTAAAGAGCTTACAAAAAATTACCGACAAAGAAATTTTTCCTATTTCTACTTATACTAAAACCGGTACCGATAAAATAATTAAATTAGCCCTTAGGACTATAAAGGATCAAAGATTGTAA